In Trichoderma asperellum chromosome 1, complete sequence, a single window of DNA contains:
- a CDS encoding uncharacterized protein (EggNog:ENOG41) gives MAGFVNLDNQAPSSRLEIPLYWNQNHEATLMSGSVKSYEVKADGSAVYDNKKSGYSVTADRLLWVDGWEKTTFEGANKIHHQEMTLVVLRIDLASHDPRRKFGSATISLVFEGGDEKPFDSKNEPQVQAWAPFHSTERYNFSKASHNKSSKIEAGGQAGYSGVNISGSRSSEHEISWDRAAFDQASSNPEISQHTGRRNGITWILEQNELQNAGIPQTFYVAVLISRQTREPYVVKFQVEARIGTVEDFKNKTKKFFGSNPGKTKPYLVTPWEQTICNYEGMDIMKCIDRDNLGRLQNREKSSSLELKWELSHQLEIQSSATAKQAEGSLGNNEEIRDSSAEEAMPASLKTPGSTYAEVPLPSLSGSTAADLATQLSLPPLVIGWQSAPSAPLSIWLG, from the coding sequence ATGGCTGGTTTTGTGAACTTAGATAACCAAGCCCCGTCAAGTCGCTTAGAGATTCCCCTTTATTGGAATCAGAATCATGAAGCAACTCTTATGTCTGGTTCTGTCAAGTCATATGAAGTGAAAGCCGACGGTAGTGCCGTCTATGATAATAAAAAATCCGGATATTCGGTAACAGCCGACCGACTACTCTGGGTGGACGGATGGGAAAAAACAACATTCGAAGGCGCCAATAAGATACACCACCAGGAGATGACTCTAGTGGTTCTAAGAATTGACCTTGCTTCACATGACCCTAGAAGAAAATTTGGTTCTGCAACTATCTCCTTGGTATTCGAAGGCGGTGACGAGAAACCATTTGATTCTAAGAACGAGCCGCAGGTGCAGGCATGGGCGCCTTTCCATTCAACTGAGAGATATAATTTCTCAAAGGCTTCTCACAATAAATCTAGTAAAATAGAGGCCGGCGGTCAGGCCGGGTACTCTGGCGTCAACATATCCGGCAGTCGGAGTAGCGAGCATGAGATATCATGGGATCGAGCTGCCTTCGACCAAGCAAGCTCAAACCCAGAAATTAGCCAGCACACTGGTCGGCGGAATGGAATCACATGGATTCTTGAACAGAACGAACTGCAGAATGCGGGCATCCCACAGACATTCTATGTCGCGGTGCTCATATCGCGACAAACGCGTGAGCCTTATGTGGTGAAATTCCAGGTTGAGGCTCGGATAGGCACCGTGGAAGATTTCAAGAACAAAACCAAGAAGTTTTTTGGGTCAAACCCGGGGAAAACCAAACCATATCTTGTGACACCTTGGGAACAGACCATTTGCAATTACGAGGGCATGGATATAATGAAGTGCATTGACCGCGATAACCTGGGGAGGTTGCAAAACCGCGAAAAATCATCCAGCCTGGAGCTGAAATGGGAGCTCAGCCATCAACTCGAGATACAAAGTTCGGCTACCGCCAAGCAGGCTGAGGGGTCGTTGGGCAATAACGAAGAAATACGAGACAGCTCTGCAGAGGAGGCGATGCCGGCTTCGCTGAAAACCCCTGGCAGTACATATGCCGAAGTACC